From Chryseobacterium gallinarum, one genomic window encodes:
- a CDS encoding oxygenase MpaB family protein: MIQPRFKDAPHFKNFWENGNGRQLIDFSGAEVSCKDFEKFAPFFYHIDEAGDNVVKEVYFTKKFHEAFREIEGYIRKGVSETDSVPESVKKLFAQTQKVPEWLDDNLLKSGAELCMRSNLDSLISLRDYCLIGGYDYAYLNKPLIVTEALKKGAVKRLAETLDFWVNVTRYSALELHAKGYEFAIKTRLIHSYARLSIKKHYKNWDTENWGEPINSWDMMATYIGFSLVFLHSLQKLGNTFSIEEEHGIFHLWKYVGYLLGIPEQLLPDNKKQATEYFYLWTSVQPPSDKDSVLLAHSLLNESLENPILKFKVQRKSLRYLHICCTWFLLDDEVCKRLQIPEVSNKKLFPKSKILFNKIYDKLVSRDSRIKRGNKDQMKVLGDYLNITKNSNFH, translated from the coding sequence TGATTTTTCCGGTGCTGAAGTGAGTTGTAAAGACTTTGAAAAATTTGCCCCCTTCTTTTATCATATTGATGAAGCCGGAGATAATGTTGTAAAAGAAGTTTATTTTACAAAAAAGTTTCATGAAGCGTTCCGGGAAATCGAAGGATATATCCGGAAAGGTGTTTCAGAAACAGATTCCGTTCCTGAGAGTGTAAAAAAATTGTTTGCCCAAACACAAAAAGTTCCTGAATGGCTTGATGACAATTTACTGAAAAGCGGCGCTGAGCTTTGTATGCGCAGCAATCTTGATTCTTTAATTTCTTTAAGGGATTACTGCCTGATCGGAGGGTATGATTATGCTTACCTCAACAAACCGCTCATCGTTACCGAAGCTCTGAAAAAAGGAGCTGTAAAACGTCTTGCCGAGACCTTAGACTTTTGGGTAAATGTTACCCGTTATAGTGCCCTGGAACTTCATGCCAAAGGATATGAATTTGCCATAAAAACCCGTCTCATCCATTCCTATGCAAGGCTTTCCATCAAAAAGCATTATAAAAACTGGGACACTGAAAACTGGGGAGAGCCCATCAATTCCTGGGATATGATGGCCACCTATATTGGTTTCAGCCTTGTTTTCCTTCATAGCCTTCAAAAACTGGGAAACACTTTTTCGATTGAAGAAGAACATGGGATTTTTCACTTATGGAAATACGTCGGATACTTGTTGGGTATACCGGAACAGCTTCTTCCTGACAATAAAAAACAGGCTACAGAATATTTTTATTTATGGACCTCCGTTCAACCGCCTTCTGATAAAGACTCTGTTCTTCTGGCTCATTCCCTTCTCAACGAATCATTGGAGAATCCTATTTTAAAATTTAAGGTCCAAAGGAAGAGCTTAAGGTATCTTCATATCTGCTGTACGTGGTTCTTATTGGATGATGAAGTTTGTAAAAGGCTTCAGATCCCTGAAGTTTCCAATAAAAAACTATTCCCAAAGTCTAAAATATTGTTCAACAAAATTTATGACAAATTAGTAAGCCGGGACTCCAGAATAAAAAGAGGAAACAAAGATCAGATGAAAGTATTGGGAGACTACCTGAATATCACTAAAAATTCAAATTTTCATTAG
- the recA gene encoding recombinase RecA has translation MSNIDDKKKALALVLDKLDKTYGKGTVMTLGDESIDNTVEVIPSGSLGLDIALGIGGYPKGRIIEIYGPESSGKTTLTLHAIAEAQKAGGIAAFIDAEHAFDRTYAAKLGIDLENLIISQPDNGEQALEIADNLIRSGAIDIVVIDSVAALTPKAEIEGEMGDSKMGLHARLMSQALRKLTATISRTKCTVIFINQLREKIGVMFGNPETTTGGNALKFYASVRIDIRKASAPIKQGDEAIGSRVKVKIVKNKVAPPFKQAEFDIMYGEGVSKVGEILDTAVDMGIVKKSGSWFSYEETKLGQGRDAVKDVLRDNPDLAEELENKIKEELKNNK, from the coding sequence ATGAGTAACATTGATGATAAGAAAAAAGCACTCGCATTAGTGCTTGACAAATTAGATAAAACATACGGAAAAGGAACGGTAATGACTTTAGGTGACGAATCTATAGACAATACTGTAGAGGTAATTCCTTCCGGTTCTTTAGGATTAGATATCGCATTAGGTATAGGAGGATATCCAAAAGGAAGAATCATTGAAATATATGGTCCTGAATCTTCAGGTAAAACAACTTTAACGCTTCACGCTATTGCTGAAGCCCAGAAAGCAGGTGGTATTGCTGCATTCATCGATGCTGAGCACGCTTTCGACAGAACTTATGCTGCTAAGTTAGGAATTGATTTGGAAAACCTTATCATTTCCCAGCCGGACAACGGTGAGCAAGCGCTGGAAATTGCGGATAATCTTATCCGTTCAGGAGCAATTGACATCGTAGTTATCGACTCTGTAGCAGCACTTACTCCAAAAGCGGAGATTGAAGGTGAAATGGGAGATTCCAAAATGGGTCTTCATGCAAGGTTAATGTCTCAGGCATTAAGAAAACTGACTGCTACCATTTCAAGAACGAAGTGTACGGTAATTTTCATCAACCAGTTAAGAGAAAAAATCGGTGTTATGTTCGGTAACCCTGAAACCACTACCGGAGGTAATGCTCTTAAATTCTATGCTTCTGTAAGAATTGATATCAGAAAAGCAAGTGCACCAATCAAGCAAGGTGATGAAGCCATCGGAAGCCGTGTGAAAGTGAAAATTGTGAAAAACAAAGTAGCTCCACCTTTCAAACAGGCAGAATTTGATATTATGTATGGTGAAGGGGTTTCTAAAGTTGGAGAAATTCTTGATACGGCAGTAGATATGGGAATTGTGAAGAAAAGCGGTTCCTGGTTCAGCTACGAAGAGACTAAATTAGGACAGGGGCGTGATGCTGTAAAAGACGTCTTAAGAGACAATCCTGATCTTGCCGAAGAATTGGAAAACAAAATCAAGGAAGAACTGAAAAACAACAAATAA